CGCTTCGATCTTTTGTTCCATGGCGTGCGTGGTTTTTGACTCGATGGGATGGCCGGCACTTTGCCATGAAGTCGCGGCAAGGTGCTGACGTCGTATGGCACGATCCACGCATGCCCGAGCCGTCACGCCGCATTCCGTATCGCACCTGGCCAGGCGCACTCGCGGTGCTCCTGGCCATTGCCGCCTACGTGGGCGGCCTCACTTTCTGGGACAGCCGCACACCCGGCGCCCGGCCGCTCGACCCGGGAGAGACGGTGTCCGTCGGCCATGCCCGGTTCATGCCCGCCAACGGATGGGAGATGGACGTCTCGCGCTCCAAGGCCGGCAGGTCGCTGATGCTCTTCAAGGGCGGCCACAAGTTCCTCGTGTCCACCGGACCGTGGGTGGGTGGCCCCGATGGCCCGCTGGTGCGTCAGCAAAGGCTGATGGAGCGCGGCCAGCACCTGGAGATCGACGGCGACATCTCCGACTTCGTCACCTCCTGGGGCCTGCAGGGCAAGACCTTCGCCTACTACGGCTCGAAGCTCGCGGGCCGGTTCTGGCAGGTGGTCGACCTGCAGCGAAAGTCGCTCGTGCAGATCGATTTCTATGGCGCCAGCGACGGCCTGAACGAAGCGATGGTCGATGCCCGCAGCATGCTGGAGTCGATGGACCTGGAGGCTTCGCCATGAGCGCCGGCAGTCCCAACAGCGCCGAGAGCCTCGCCGGCCCCGAACAGGATCGCGGCGAATGGCCGGTGGGCACCGACTCGTTCTTCCAGCCGCATCGCGCGGCCTTCTGGCTGCTCGCGGCGATGATCGTCAACGGGTTGTTCTACACGATCAACATGTTCTCGATGGGTTTTCGCGTGGTGCCCGTCACCGCGTTGCTGGGCCTCCTGGTGTGGGGCCTCTACACGCTGGTTTTCCTGCTGGTCTTTCGCACGCTGGACCTGCTCGAGCAGCATCCGCCCGAGGCCTTCGTGCTGGCCTTCGCGTGGGGCGGCTTCGGCGCGGTGTACTTCGCGGCGCCGGCCAACATCGCGATCCAGAGCCTGTGCGCCAAGCTGGTGTCGCCGGACTTCGTGGCGGTGTGGGGGCCGGCCATCGCGGGGCCGATCACCGAGGAGTTCCTGAAGCTCGCGGGCGTCATCCTGCTGGTGCTGGTCGCGCGCAACCAGTTCCAGACGTACCTCTCGGTGCTGATCGTCGGCGCCATGGCGGGGCTGGGTTTCCAGGTGGTCGAGAACCTGAGCTACACCGTCAATGCCTCGATGCACTTTCCGCTCGAGAACCAGGTGTACCCGGTGCTGCTGAACCTGTTCACGCGCGGGCTGCTGAGCGGCCTCTGGAGCCACGCGGCCTACACCACGATCGCGTCCTTCGGCGTCGCCTGGTTTCTGCTGCATCCGGAGCGATCGAAGGCGATGCGGATCGCCGTGGCCCTGCTGTGCTTCGCGCTCGCGTGGGCCATGCACTTCATCTGGAACTCGCCGTGGCTGGAAGACCTCTTCGACGGCAGCTACCGCGAGATGGCCGTGATGCTCGCCGTGAAAGGCATCCCCGCGATGATCGCGGCCGGGCTTTTCTGGCGGGTCGCCGCGCGCGAGAACGGCGCGTACCTCCATTCACTGGCCGCCTACTTCGTGCCCGAGCGCGAGCTGATCCGCGACGACGAATGGGTGCGCCTGGGCGCGCCGCTGCTGCGCTACAAGGTGCGCCGCGAGATGGGCTGGACCTTCGGCCTGCGGGCAAGACGGTTGAAGACGCAACTGCAGCGTGAGCAACTGCGGCTCGTCCGCAAGGCGATGACGTACGGGCGCGGCGCGCAGACGCTGCGGCACGAGGTGACGATCCGGCGCATCCGGGCGGAGCTGGAGCCGCTGGTTCAGGCGCGGCCGTAGGCGCGGGCCTTCGGGCGCATGGCGTGGAGTCGTGTGGAATCCGCTTGACCCGGCCCCTGCGGCAGCCTCGATAAAGACCGTG
This region of Variovorax sp. RKNM96 genomic DNA includes:
- a CDS encoding PrsW family intramembrane metalloprotease; its protein translation is MSAGSPNSAESLAGPEQDRGEWPVGTDSFFQPHRAAFWLLAAMIVNGLFYTINMFSMGFRVVPVTALLGLLVWGLYTLVFLLVFRTLDLLEQHPPEAFVLAFAWGGFGAVYFAAPANIAIQSLCAKLVSPDFVAVWGPAIAGPITEEFLKLAGVILLVLVARNQFQTYLSVLIVGAMAGLGFQVVENLSYTVNASMHFPLENQVYPVLLNLFTRGLLSGLWSHAAYTTIASFGVAWFLLHPERSKAMRIAVALLCFALAWAMHFIWNSPWLEDLFDGSYREMAVMLAVKGIPAMIAAGLFWRVAARENGAYLHSLAAYFVPERELIRDDEWVRLGAPLLRYKVRREMGWTFGLRARRLKTQLQREQLRLVRKAMTYGRGAQTLRHEVTIRRIRAELEPLVQARP